A genomic stretch from Desulfurococcaceae archaeon MEX13E-LK6-19 includes:
- a CDS encoding proline--tRNA ligase has protein sequence MSAKDKKQGKYLFDIDKYAEFPRWYQEILREAEIMDTRYPVKGMYVWKPYGYKALRNIQKILIELLEKTGHEEAYFPTMIPESVFSKEKDFLEGFGGETYVVEGTKTKKFTERLYVRPTSETVMYYMWSLWIKGWRDLPVKMYQIVNVFRYETKATHPILRVREIVSFIEAHTAHATMEEAEKQIKEAIEIYKKFYDELLIPYFIVLTPPWDTFSGAEYNYDFIAPMPDGKALELGSVINLGQKFAKAFEIKFKDKDGTEKYVYQTCYGVSERSLGIVIAIHGDNKGLFFPPKIAPIQVVIVPIATREEKHIVDYAYEVKNILEKHGIRAYVDDDPEHTPGWKYYYWDMRGVPTRIEVGRREVENKTVTIARRDRREKRTVKLDEFIEALKDVWRDIENVLYQRALEHVKKMTMYVDGTELEKYSGRKGLIITPWDETEECAEEIESITGRGVLGTIVESPIELPKKGKSVCGGKETSKFALVGVTY, from the coding sequence ATGTCAGCGAAGGATAAGAAACAGGGGAAATATCTTTTCGATATAGATAAGTATGCGGAATTTCCTCGATGGTATCAAGAAATTCTACGCGAAGCAGAGATAATGGATACTCGTTATCCAGTAAAAGGAATGTATGTGTGGAAGCCATACGGATACAAGGCTCTAAGGAACATACAGAAAATATTAATTGAACTCCTTGAGAAAACAGGGCATGAGGAAGCTTATTTCCCAACTATGATACCTGAATCAGTGTTCTCCAAGGAAAAAGATTTCCTCGAGGGTTTTGGTGGAGAAACTTATGTTGTTGAAGGTACCAAGACAAAGAAGTTTACTGAAAGACTTTACGTGAGACCTACTAGTGAAACAGTAATGTATTACATGTGGAGTCTTTGGATAAAAGGGTGGAGAGATTTACCTGTAAAGATGTACCAGATAGTAAATGTATTCCGCTATGAAACCAAAGCTACACACCCCATTCTTAGAGTGAGAGAAATAGTATCGTTTATCGAAGCACACACCGCTCATGCAACAATGGAAGAGGCCGAGAAACAAATAAAAGAAGCCATAGAGATCTACAAGAAGTTCTACGACGAACTACTAATACCGTACTTCATAGTATTAACACCACCTTGGGACACGTTTTCTGGAGCTGAATACAATTACGACTTCATAGCACCCATGCCTGATGGTAAAGCTCTTGAATTAGGTTCAGTAATCAATCTTGGGCAAAAATTCGCGAAGGCATTCGAGATAAAATTCAAGGATAAAGATGGTACTGAGAAATACGTTTACCAAACATGCTATGGTGTATCCGAACGTAGTTTAGGTATAGTAATTGCTATCCATGGTGATAACAAGGGCTTATTCTTCCCGCCTAAAATAGCACCAATTCAAGTAGTTATCGTACCTATTGCGACACGCGAAGAAAAACATATAGTTGATTATGCTTATGAGGTCAAGAACATTCTTGAAAAACATGGTATCAGAGCATACGTTGATGACGACCCAGAACATACTCCTGGATGGAAATACTATTACTGGGACATGAGAGGTGTTCCGACGAGAATTGAAGTTGGTAGAAGAGAGGTAGAAAACAAAACTGTTACTATCGCAAGAAGGGATAGAAGAGAAAAGAGAACAGTAAAACTCGATGAGTTTATAGAGGCTCTTAAAGATGTATGGAGAGACATAGAGAACGTACTTTATCAGCGTGCTTTAGAACATGTGAAGAAAATGACGATGTACGTTGATGGTACCGAGCTCGAGAAATACTCTGGTAGAAAAGGATTAATAATAACTCCATGGGACGAGACCGAGGAGTGTGCAGAAGAAATAGAATCTATAACAGGTAGAGGAGTCTTAGGTACAATTGTCGAATCGCCTATAGAACTTCCTAAGAAAGGAAAAAGCGTATGTGGAGGAAAAGAAACATCAAAGTTTGCACTTGTAGGGGTAACATACTAG
- a CDS encoding M28 family peptidase, with translation MSLSMIPKVMYSETITGTSQENVVAHELKHILEDIGVDDVKLQPVNVLSWREEECFIETPLGTMKCHALPYSLSVDLEAPIVFAGYIGDKIYVNNDVSGKIVIIPFPEDPDDAKYVVNKLFANNVVAVVFYDENPGRYRRIVITGVNGFPFEKGLPPLIPVVSIRKEDKLFIMKKRVTTIRLYVRTSVVHDAVGYNVEGIINGSTDEEVLVTAHHDHWFTGFSDNLIGVNAILWVAKRFAREHMKKTLRIISFTAEESGAPNYAGWYWSWGSRCYIKNRFRNIDKIYAVINIDAVFMNKFRISANPCLYKSLFEIGEEHGVTSDRIELDSPYFDSFMFTLNGIPALTIHTLQELRLNYHTNLDDGKEVSEETIVNLNKFVENIVYTLCTRNVYRLDGFYYEVAKYLENKEDLPLEARILLNKFKQLMLYPNKIDTAEIIRLLTRSFVKAYAIHSINGDFSSIFIPALAYIKLIESLYEDSIIKDDVFVVGEEKLLLPGVEIRHNEKTMMCSEIKKIYRRMFVNEIRKAIHVLDEIVLNTIKH, from the coding sequence GTGAGTTTAAGTATGATCCCCAAGGTCATGTATAGTGAGACTATAACTGGCACGTCACAAGAAAATGTTGTTGCTCATGAGCTTAAACATATATTAGAAGATATTGGTGTCGATGACGTAAAACTCCAGCCAGTCAATGTGTTGTCGTGGAGAGAGGAAGAATGTTTTATAGAAACTCCTCTAGGAACAATGAAATGTCATGCATTACCATATAGTTTATCTGTAGACTTAGAAGCACCAATAGTTTTTGCTGGATATATTGGGGACAAAATATATGTCAATAATGATGTTTCTGGTAAAATAGTAATAATACCTTTCCCCGAAGACCCTGATGACGCTAAATATGTTGTTAACAAACTTTTTGCCAATAATGTTGTAGCAGTTGTCTTCTATGATGAAAATCCTGGTAGGTACAGAAGGATTGTGATAACAGGTGTTAACGGATTTCCGTTCGAAAAAGGATTACCTCCGCTTATTCCTGTAGTTAGTATTAGGAAAGAAGACAAGTTATTTATTATGAAAAAACGCGTAACAACCATAAGACTTTACGTTAGAACAAGTGTTGTACATGATGCCGTAGGGTATAATGTTGAAGGTATAATTAATGGGAGTACAGATGAAGAAGTTCTTGTAACTGCTCATCACGATCACTGGTTTACTGGTTTTTCAGATAATCTTATTGGTGTCAATGCTATACTATGGGTTGCAAAAAGATTTGCGAGAGAACATATGAAGAAGACGTTACGGATCATATCATTTACTGCCGAGGAATCAGGTGCACCTAATTATGCAGGCTGGTACTGGTCTTGGGGGAGTAGATGCTATATTAAAAACAGGTTCAGAAATATAGACAAAATATATGCTGTGATCAATATTGATGCAGTATTTATGAATAAGTTTAGAATATCAGCGAATCCTTGCTTATACAAATCATTATTTGAAATAGGTGAAGAACACGGAGTTACAAGTGATAGAATTGAGCTTGATTCACCGTACTTCGATAGCTTCATGTTTACACTAAATGGGATACCTGCATTAACAATACATACTCTCCAAGAGCTTCGTTTGAACTATCATACGAATCTTGATGATGGCAAGGAGGTATCTGAGGAAACAATTGTGAACCTTAATAAATTTGTTGAAAATATTGTTTACACACTATGTACTCGAAACGTTTACCGTTTAGATGGATTTTACTATGAAGTAGCCAAGTATCTAGAGAATAAAGAAGATCTACCTCTTGAAGCAAGAATACTCTTAAATAAATTCAAACAGCTAATGTTGTATCCCAATAAAATCGATACGGCAGAAATAATTAGATTGCTAACAAGAAGTTTCGTAAAAGCATATGCTATCCATAGTATAAATGGAGACTTTTCCTCAATATTCATTCCTGCTTTGGCTTACATCAAATTAATCGAGTCTCTATATGAAGACTCTATTATTAAAGATGATGTCTTTGTTGTAGGGGAAGAAAAGCTGTTACTACCTGGTGTAGAAATAAGGCATAACGAAAAAACTATGATGTGTAGTGAGATTAAGAAAATTTATCGGAGAATGTTTGTTAATGAAATAAGAAAGGCTATTCATGTCCTTGATGAAATAGTGTTGAATACAATAAAGCATTAA